From one Patescibacteria group bacterium genomic stretch:
- the rodA gene encoding rod shape-determining protein RodA: MVRNTFGVRKIFLAIDWTLVLCLLPILGAGLVTMNSFVGESALFDKQIVWISVGFTIFFILSFFDFRFLRRTPVLVALFLISIFTLSVLLVIGGITNGSQSWFNLGFFFLEPADLSKLVLIAILAKYFSRRHIEIAHIRHILVSGLYALVLFSLVLLQPDFGSAVIIFLIWFGMVLVSGISKKHLALVFFVGIVAFLSLWFFAFKEYQKHRIINFIHPFSDIRGTGYNAYQSTIAVGSGEIFGKGIGFGTQSRLKFLPEYETDFIFASFAEEWGFAGVLLLFFLYAVVIWRILVHAMRGATNFETLFGLGLAIFFMSHFFINVGMNIGLLPVTGITLPFMSYGGTHLITEFIGLGVLMGMSRYQRPAHKDLSKNEFLGVMGEEV; encoded by the coding sequence ATGGTAAGAAACACTTTCGGTGTGCGTAAAATTTTTCTGGCGATCGACTGGACGTTAGTTCTCTGCCTCCTTCCTATTCTTGGCGCAGGATTGGTCACTATGAATTCTTTTGTGGGAGAAAGTGCTTTGTTCGATAAACAAATTGTTTGGATTTCTGTAGGATTTACCATTTTTTTTATTCTGAGTTTTTTTGATTTTCGTTTTTTGCGCCGCACTCCTGTGTTGGTTGCCTTATTTCTTATTTCGATTTTTACATTAAGTGTTCTTTTGGTGATTGGGGGAATCACAAACGGATCACAAAGTTGGTTTAATCTCGGTTTCTTTTTTCTTGAACCGGCCGATTTAAGCAAGCTCGTTTTGATTGCCATTTTGGCAAAATATTTTTCCCGTCGTCATATTGAGATAGCGCATATTCGTCATATTTTAGTTTCCGGACTCTATGCTCTTGTGCTATTTAGTCTTGTACTTTTACAGCCAGATTTCGGTTCGGCGGTTATCATTTTTTTGATTTGGTTTGGTATGGTATTGGTCTCGGGGATTTCCAAAAAACATTTAGCCTTAGTTTTTTTTGTTGGGATTGTTGCCTTCTTAAGTTTATGGTTTTTTGCTTTTAAAGAGTACCAGAAACATCGTATTATCAACTTCATTCATCCATTTTCGGATATTCGGGGGACTGGATACAATGCGTATCAGTCAACTATCGCAGTTGGTTCGGGAGAAATTTTTGGCAAGGGGATTGGATTCGGAACTCAATCGCGATTAAAATTTTTGCCAGAATACGAAACCGATTTTATTTTCGCTTCATTTGCTGAGGAGTGGGGTTTCGCGGGAGTTCTGCTGTTGTTTTTCTTATACGCAGTGGTTATTTGGAGAATTTTAGTTCATGCGATGAGAGGTGCGACAAATTTTGAAACCCTGTTTGGGTTGGGTCTCGCTATTTTTTTCATGAGCCATTTTTTTATAAACGTTGGCATGAATATCGGCCTTCTGCCGGTGACCGGTATCACACTTCCTTTCATGAGTTATGGAGGAACACATTTGATTACCGAATTCATTGGCCTCGGAGTATTGATGGGTATGAGTCGGTATCAGAGGCCGGCGCATAAAGACTTATCGAAAAATGAATTTCTTGGGGTGATGGGGGAGGAGGTATAA
- a CDS encoding glycosyltransferase, with protein MDSGKKKLKILFIITKSNFGGAQRYVFDLATKLPKDSFEPMVALGGKGYLKNKLESAGVPTFSISGLERDVRVLKEIKAFFNIYKIIKETQPDIVHLNSSKAGALGAVAAHLYNLSLKLSAFNFQLSTCKVLFTAHGWAFKEKRKPFTKKIIEYLSWVTIFLSHRTIVVSNDDREKVKEFIFVQEKISVIHNGIEKPVFKSRDEARKIINQKIGKQLDDKKIWIGTIAELHKNKGLDHAINACSLLIRPNNFENVTPDKIVYVIIGGGEEKNNLELLIKQEKLEDIVSLAGEYPGAAELLQAFDVFLLPSLKEGLPYVALEAGQASLPTIATNVGGIPEIIEDMKSGILIKEKRPKEIAHALSYLIAHPEKNKEFGENLKKTVETKFTLEKMVEETITLYKTLS; from the coding sequence ATGGATTCTGGCAAGAAAAAACTGAAAATATTGTTTATCATCACCAAAAGCAACTTCGGCGGTGCCCAAAGGTATGTGTTTGACTTGGCAACAAAACTTCCCAAGGATTCATTCGAGCCAATGGTTGCCCTTGGTGGCAAAGGATACTTGAAAAACAAGCTGGAAAGCGCGGGAGTTCCAACATTCAGTATTTCGGGACTTGAACGCGATGTCAGAGTGCTTAAAGAAATAAAAGCCTTTTTCAACATCTATAAAATAATTAAAGAAACTCAACCCGATATCGTTCATCTAAACAGTTCAAAAGCCGGCGCCCTCGGCGCTGTTGCCGCTCATCTGTATAATCTCTCTCTTAAACTTTCAGCTTTCAACTTTCAACTTTCAACTTGTAAAGTACTCTTTACTGCTCACGGCTGGGCATTCAAAGAAAAAAGGAAACCGTTTACGAAAAAAATAATTGAGTATCTTTCTTGGGTGACCATTTTTCTGAGCCATCGCACTATCGTTGTCTCAAATGATGATCGAGAAAAAGTAAAAGAGTTTATTTTTGTTCAAGAAAAAATTTCCGTGATTCACAACGGTATAGAAAAACCGGTCTTTAAAAGCAGGGACGAAGCGCGAAAAATTATCAATCAAAAAATCGGCAAACAGCTCGACGACAAAAAAATTTGGATTGGCACCATTGCTGAGTTACACAAAAACAAAGGTCTTGATCATGCCATTAACGCCTGCAGTTTACTTATACGCCCAAACAATTTTGAAAATGTCACCCCAGACAAAATTGTCTACGTCATTATTGGTGGCGGAGAAGAAAAAAATAATTTGGAATTACTTATTAAACAAGAAAAACTTGAAGACATTGTTTCCCTTGCTGGGGAATACCCTGGAGCGGCAGAACTCCTCCAAGCATTTGATGTCTTTCTTCTTCCCTCTCTTAAAGAAGGCTTGCCGTACGTTGCCCTTGAAGCAGGTCAGGCCAGTTTGCCCACTATTGCGACAAACGTCGGTGGTATTCCAGAAATAATTGAAGACATGAAATCGGGTATTTTGATTAAAGAAAAAAGACCGAAGGAAATCGCTCACGCCCTTTCGTATTTAATTGCCCATCCAGAAAAAAATAAAGAATTTGGAGAGAATCTTAAAAAAACCGTGGAAACAAAATTCACTCTTGAGAAAATGGTAGAAGAAACCATCACGCTCTACAAAACACTTTCTTAA
- a CDS encoding sugar transferase, with the protein MSILNRKEYLILGIGDILIFFFALWLMLFVRYGAGLDKDIFYAHLSPFSLLIIAWLVVFFVAGLYEKHTLLLRSRLPNIVLKSAIVNSFLAVIFFYFIPYFGIAPKVNLFLYLLFSSVFILFWRMYGYRFFYTRKKQDAISIGTGVELAELTKEVNQNERYNIRFVDSFDIGSVNPLEFKKIVSARIENDQVALIAADFKNKKIEPLLPYLYDLIFKNVEFVDIHVLYEEIFDRIPISLINYDWFLEYVSVGTSASYDGLKRLMDIVISIPLLIIPVLTYPFVFIAMKLEDGRPVFSSQTRVGKNNHKVRLLKFRTMSFNDDGDWKGLGKVNKVTKVGAFLRKTRLDEFPQLWNVLRGDISLIGPRPEFPEPVQHYVEEIPYYNTRHLIKPGLSGWAQLYHENHPHHEADVNETRVKLSYDLYYIKNRSFFLDLKIALKTMKTLLSRSGV; encoded by the coding sequence ATGTCAATTCTTAACCGGAAAGAGTACCTCATCCTTGGCATAGGCGATATTTTAATATTTTTCTTCGCTCTCTGGCTCATGTTGTTTGTGCGGTATGGGGCAGGGTTAGACAAAGATATTTTTTATGCCCATCTTTCGCCTTTTTCTTTGCTCATTATCGCGTGGCTCGTGGTTTTTTTTGTAGCGGGTTTGTATGAAAAACATACCTTGCTGTTGCGGAGTCGCTTACCGAACATTGTGCTTAAATCTGCCATTGTGAACAGTTTCTTGGCGGTAATCTTTTTTTACTTTATTCCATATTTTGGAATTGCTCCTAAGGTCAATTTGTTTTTATACCTTTTATTTTCCTCAGTCTTCATTTTGTTCTGGCGAATGTACGGATATCGTTTTTTTTACACTAGAAAAAAACAGGACGCTATTAGCATCGGCACGGGGGTTGAGCTCGCTGAGCTTACCAAAGAGGTCAATCAAAACGAACGCTACAACATTCGATTCGTTGATTCATTCGACATTGGCAGTGTAAACCCTCTTGAGTTTAAAAAAATTGTTTCTGCTCGAATTGAAAACGATCAAGTTGCTCTGATTGCGGCTGATTTTAAGAATAAAAAAATTGAACCCTTGTTGCCGTATTTGTACGATCTGATTTTTAAAAATGTGGAGTTTGTTGATATTCATGTGTTGTATGAAGAAATTTTCGACCGCATTCCCATTTCTCTTATTAACTACGATTGGTTTTTGGAATATGTTTCTGTCGGAACTTCGGCAAGCTATGACGGTCTGAAACGACTCATGGATATTGTTATTTCAATTCCGCTCCTCATTATTCCCGTGCTCACGTATCCATTTGTCTTTATCGCGATGAAGTTGGAGGATGGCCGGCCAGTATTTTCTTCTCAGACACGTGTTGGAAAAAACAATCACAAGGTTAGACTTTTGAAATTTAGAACCATGTCATTTAATGATGACGGAGATTGGAAAGGTTTGGGGAAGGTGAATAAGGTGACGAAAGTTGGTGCCTTTTTGAGAAAAACTCGTTTAGATGAATTTCCTCAGTTGTGGAATGTTTTGAGAGGGGATATTTCTTTAATCGGCCCGCGTCCTGAATTTCCCGAACCGGTACAGCACTACGTGGAAGAAATTCCATATTACAATACTCGTCACCTGATCAAACCGGGGCTTTCCGGTTGGGCACAGCTCTATCACGAAAATCATCCGCACCACGAGGCAGATGTTAACGAAACCCGCGTAAAACTTTCGTATGATTTATATTACATCAAGAATCGCTCGTTCTTTTTGGATTTGAAAATTGCGCTTAAAACAATGAAAACGTTGCTGTCGCGATCGGGGGTTTAA